ATATATTCATCTTCTTCACTCCATTTTCAAGGAATCTCTTCCATTTTTCTCCTAAAAATCACTTCTTCTTCATTCACCATGGAAGGCGCAGCAACAGCTCAAGCTTTATCTCGTATTGGGTTAGCTGGGTTAGCTGTTATGGGTCAGAATTTAGCCTTAAACATAGCTGAAAAAGGGTTTCCTATATCAGTTTACAATAGAACCACTTCGAAAGTAGACGAAACCCTAGATCGTGCTCAGAATGAAGGACAGCTTCCATTGATTGGACAGTACAATCCACGTGATTTTGTGTTGTCAATTCAACGACCCAGATCTGTTATCATTCTTGTTAAAGCTGGGTCACCTGTTGATCAAACGATTGCTGCGCTTTCTGAGTATATGGAGCCTGGGGATACGATTATTGATGGGGGTAATGAGTGGTATGAGAATACTGAAAGGAGGATTGATGAGGCGTCGTCTAAGGGGCTTTTGTATTTGGGTATGGGTGTTTCTGGTGGAGAAGAAGGGGCGAGGAATGGACCTTCGCTTATGCCTGGTGGGTCTTATGGGGCTTATACGAATATCAAAGATATTCTTGAGAAGGTTGCAGCTCAAGTTGAGGATGGGCCTTGTGTTACTTATATTGGTGAAGGTGGGTCGGGGAATTTTGTGAAAATGGTGCATAATGGAATTGAATATGGTGATATGCAGTTGATTTCGGAAGCTTATGATGTGTTGAAGAATGCGGGTGGGTTGAGTAATTCTGAATTGGCTGATATTTTCGCCGAATGGAACCGTGGGGAATTGGAGAGCTTTTTGATTGAAATTACAGCGGATATATTCAATGTGAAGGATGAATTGACTGGAAATGGGGAGTTAGTGGATACGATTTTGGATAAGACAGGAATGAAGGGGACGGGGAAATGGACTGTGCAGCAGGCGGCGGAGCTGTCTATTGCAGCTCCGACGATTGCTGCTTCGTTAGACAGTAGGTACATGAGTGGATTGAAGGATGAGAGGGTTGAAGCCTCAGAGATTTTTAGGAAGGAAGGTTTAAAGGAGGAAATAAGTTCTGATATTAATGGTATTAGCAGTGTTGATAAGAAGAGATTGATTGATGATGTGAGGCAGGCATTGTATGCGTCGAAAATCTGTAGTTATGCTCAGGGGATGAATTTGCTAAGGGCAAAGAGCTCTGAGAAAGGTTGGAATTTGAATTTGGGAGAGATGGCTAGGATTTGGAAAGGTGGTTGTATTATCAGGGCAGTGTTTTTGGATCGTATTAAGAAGGCGTATCAGAGGAATCCTAATTTGGCTAACTTGATGGTTGACACGGAGTTCGCAAGGGAGATGGTGCAGAGGCAAGCTGCTTGGAGGAGAGTGGTGGGACTTGCTGTTCAGAAGGGAATTAGTGTTCCTGGAATGTCTGCTAGTCTTCAGTATTTCGACACCTACAGGCGTTCTAGGCTTCCCGCGAACCTTGTGCAGGCTCAGAGGGACTATTTCGGGGCACATACTTACGAGAGAGTTGACAAGCCAGGAGCATACCATACCGAGTGGGCAAAACTTGCTAGGAAAGCCCGAGTTTAATGCTGCTACAGCTATTGCGGATTATGATCAAAATCTCTGGTATTAGTTGAACTGTTTGATTTTAAATTGTGCAATTCAGGCCTTTAAAATTCCAATTTATCTTGTTGAGAGTTTTTATTTGCTAGGCATAAGAAAGATTGGTAAGCTTTTTTCGTTTAGTTTTGCAGTTAATAATGTTGTATGCCTTCGAACATTATAGGGCCTTCGCTATCGAAATGACTTCTTCCATTGAAGTAAAAGAAGTTGCTTTTCCTACATTACATTTTGATGCATACAAATTACCTgcacttttatttatatatatggatTATTACAGCTCCTCACTCTCCAAAcgaatatttcgtatatttgaagatatcatGTTATAGCAAGTAGTTTGTGTTTGTCTTTGGCGCTCAGCTCCGAGAGCATTATATGTTGTTAGTAGAGAAAAAGTACTACTAACTGTGAAAGAGAGCTATGGTTGTGATTGTGAATGAGCCCCGAGGCCAAGGATAGATTGTGCTCGCAATGCTTCATTAAAAATATGTCTTGAGACAATTCCTCAACTTGAAAGGCAAACAATGATGAGTATGTGATTAGGGGAAATATTGGAAGCATGTTGTGGCTCTTATCCCGTTTGATGCTATATGGATGATTAGGATATATCTTAGAAGTGGCAGCGAAAGGCACCGGCCTGGTCATTAGGGCCTTAATTATCATGGAAGAGGCATTTCGTATAAAACCTTCTGAATTTTAGAAATCTTACATGCCTTCTAGGTTTGTATCTTcaaattttgttgtttccttCAGGAGTCTCTTCTTCCCTCGCCCCTTTTCTATGTTTCTGTTTCTACTTGTATTTGCTTGTGTGCTGTTTTAGTTTACCATTTCGCAACAGTGTTTCCGAACTGCCACTTGCAGAGTTTCTTGCTTctattttctttgatttctGTAGTTCTAATTGACACTAATGATTCCATCTTGTTAAAATTTGTGCAAATAACATGATTCCTGCCTGTCCTATGCTATATCATGTCTGACCCAAACTCAAAGCTGCATATCTGCaagtttttttataatatttaaagtaaaaattttGTTCCGATATTTAAGGTTATTATTTGACATTTTTCATAGACAACTGTTGCTTTACAGttagtttataaatgttttaagATTCTTTTGATTGCTTTCGATATAATTTTGTCGAATTGGGGGCTAACCAATTAAAATTCTCTGGTGTTTTATGAGTAATAATGATGTGTTTGTAGTTCCTATTTGCTTTTCGAGATGGTTTTCAAGTATTTCACCACAAGAAATTGATATTAAAATCAAAactatttgtattttatttttccttgtcCGCTAGAGTTGTGCAGTTATGTATTTAGCACACGTTAATCAACTATGTAGTAAATGATGGGTACATTTCTAAGCTTCATGTGTTGATGTGATTTGAATGGAAGTTCTTCACATAACACTCATTGTGGGTTCACTTATGAACGGGACGTTTAAAATAAGAGCCTTCTCTTAC
This portion of the Solanum pennellii chromosome 12, SPENNV200 genome encodes:
- the LOC107007274 gene encoding 6-phosphogluconate dehydrogenase, decarboxylating 3, chloroplastic — encoded protein: MEGAATAQALSRIGLAGLAVMGQNLALNIAEKGFPISVYNRTTSKVDETLDRAQNEGQLPLIGQYNPRDFVLSIQRPRSVIILVKAGSPVDQTIAALSEYMEPGDTIIDGGNEWYENTERRIDEASSKGLLYLGMGVSGGEEGARNGPSLMPGGSYGAYTNIKDILEKVAAQVEDGPCVTYIGEGGSGNFVKMVHNGIEYGDMQLISEAYDVLKNAGGLSNSELADIFAEWNRGELESFLIEITADIFNVKDELTGNGELVDTILDKTGMKGTGKWTVQQAAELSIAAPTIAASLDSRYMSGLKDERVEASEIFRKEGLKEEISSDINGISSVDKKRLIDDVRQALYASKICSYAQGMNLLRAKSSEKGWNLNLGEMARIWKGGCIIRAVFLDRIKKAYQRNPNLANLMVDTEFAREMVQRQAAWRRVVGLAVQKGISVPGMSASLQYFDTYRRSRLPANLVQAQRDYFGAHTYERVDKPGAYHTEWAKLARKARV